One Nitrospinota bacterium genomic window carries:
- a CDS encoding (2Fe-2S) ferredoxin domain-containing protein, giving the protein MPKPKIHFLVCGNKRPAGHPKGSCADRGATETINAFSRKLQETQKYDTVKVSVTSCLGPCGMGPVVAVYPDDLWYGMVDAGKADEIWNSHVNEGKALEKYL; this is encoded by the coding sequence ATGCCGAAACCGAAAATACATTTTCTTGTATGTGGAAACAAAAGGCCTGCCGGGCACCCAAAGGGGTCATGCGCCGACAGGGGAGCCACGGAAACGATAAACGCATTCAGCCGAAAACTCCAGGAGACGCAGAAGTACGATACCGTAAAAGTCTCCGTAACCTCGTGTCTGGGGCCTTGCGGTATGGGGCCGGTGGTAGCGGTCTATCCCGACGACCTGTGGTACGGCATGGTCGATGCCGGAAAAGCGGATGAGATATGGAACAGCCATGTAAACGAAGGGAAGGCGCTCGAAAAATACCTTAT
- a CDS encoding response regulator, with the protein MKRVLIIDDDAAVRMLLKHSLEKLSYAIDVAENGPAGLASTQRVFYDLILLDVMMPKMDGYEVLQEIRNGSASAASPVIMVTALSDQTSVLKAMQLGACDYVIKPFDSGHFLHKVSRWANSREEAKWKKLEPEQEKALKLTLTTLDKGHDAVLKGRPLPYDDYRNTGREIVNVVGKNKVKPILEALKEHDSYTFVHSMRVGIFLSLFARSKKEFSDSDIATVTEGGIIHDVGKARTPLKVLNKPGAFKPHEWEEMKSHVNFGMEILKRTEGIPEAVMEICWNHHEKIDGTGYPRGLREGEIGTLARMSAIVDMYVALSDRRVYKPSLSHAESASILRKSRKQLDQALVEEFLHVVEKGGYA; encoded by the coding sequence ATGAAGCGCGTGCTCATTATTGACGATGATGCGGCTGTGCGCATGCTGCTTAAACATTCTCTTGAGAAACTTTCCTACGCGATAGATGTTGCAGAAAACGGGCCGGCTGGCCTTGCCAGCACACAGCGGGTGTTTTACGACCTCATCCTGCTGGACGTAATGATGCCGAAAATGGACGGTTATGAAGTTCTGCAGGAGATTCGAAATGGAAGCGCAAGCGCGGCATCTCCCGTCATCATGGTAACTGCTCTCAGCGACCAGACCTCGGTGTTGAAGGCCATGCAGTTGGGTGCGTGTGATTATGTGATAAAGCCGTTCGATTCCGGGCACTTCCTCCACAAGGTAAGCCGATGGGCTAACAGCAGGGAGGAGGCTAAATGGAAAAAACTGGAGCCGGAACAGGAGAAGGCGCTGAAGCTCACACTGACAACGCTCGACAAGGGGCACGACGCGGTTTTGAAAGGGAGGCCACTTCCATACGACGACTACAGGAACACCGGCAGGGAGATAGTGAATGTCGTCGGGAAAAACAAGGTTAAGCCGATCCTTGAGGCGCTGAAGGAGCACGACAGCTACACCTTCGTCCACTCCATGAGGGTGGGGATTTTCCTCTCCCTCTTCGCCAGGTCAAAAAAGGAGTTTAGCGATTCAGACATCGCGACGGTGACGGAGGGGGGGATCATCCATGATGTAGGGAAGGCAAGGACTCCGTTGAAAGTTCTTAACAAGCCGGGCGCCTTCAAGCCACACGAATGGGAAGAGATGAAAAGTCATGTAAACTTCGGAATGGAGATATTGAAAAGGACGGAAGGTATTCCTGAAGCGGTTATGGAAATATGCTGGAACCATCATGAAAAAATCGACGGCACCGGGTATCCGCGCGGACTGCGCGAAGGGGAGATCGGAACCTTGGCCCGGATGTCCGCCATCGTCGATATGTACGTCGCCCTCTCCGACAGGAGAGTATACAAGCCGAGCCTTTCCCACGCCGAGAGCGCTTCGATACTGAGGAAGAGCAGAAAACAGCTCGACCAGGCGCTGGTGGAGGAATTCCTTCATGTTGTCGAAAAGGGTGGGTATGCATGA
- the lexA gene encoding transcriptional repressor LexA produces MSITKRQKEIIDFISSFMEENEYAPSIAEIQKKFSINSPATIHQHLKNMEENGLIRRSPNRHRSIEVIPAGHGGIQVGVKVPVLGSIAAGRPIESFPDTEMISLPEEMVADSDTFVLKVKGDSMMEDHILDGDMVIVQRADTARPGDKVVALIDGSESTLKRFYPESNRIRLQPANREMEPMYFEPEQVQIQGKVIGILRRF; encoded by the coding sequence ATGTCGATTACAAAGAGACAGAAAGAGATCATCGATTTCATCTCCTCCTTCATGGAGGAGAACGAATACGCCCCCAGCATCGCCGAGATACAGAAGAAGTTTTCCATCAATTCTCCGGCGACAATTCATCAGCATCTGAAAAACATGGAGGAGAACGGGCTGATAAGACGCTCGCCGAACAGGCATCGCTCCATCGAGGTGATCCCTGCCGGGCATGGCGGGATTCAGGTCGGTGTGAAGGTTCCCGTTCTCGGTTCCATCGCCGCCGGACGCCCGATAGAGTCTTTCCCCGACACCGAGATGATATCCCTCCCCGAGGAGATGGTTGCGGACAGCGACACGTTTGTCCTGAAGGTGAAGGGTGATTCAATGATGGAGGATCACATACTCGACGGCGACATGGTCATAGTCCAGCGCGCCGATACCGCCCGGCCCGGCGACAAGGTTGTCGCGCTCATCGACGGCTCCGAATCGACACTGAAAAGGTTTTATCCCGAGAGCAATAGAATACGCCTGCAGCCTGCGAACAGGGAGATGGAGCCGATGTATTTCGAGCCGGAACAGGTTCAGATACAGGGGAAGGTAATCGGCATCCTCCGCCGCTTCTAG